Below is a window of Ciona intestinalis chromosome 5, KH, whole genome shotgun sequence DNA.
TACGAATCCAGTCACGCCAacaataatgaaataaacagGAAAGAGACGACTTTGGACGTTGGTGAAAGTGTGTCTatcaagtgttttaaacataataatacctaaaaacggaacatttaattattaagGTTTTACatacaatgaatgaatggcaATATTGCCATGTATTTATGATTTAGGATAATTATTATACCATAGAtaatttcatacaccttgtcaCTGTACCAACCTAGGAGTTGCCTTACCAGCACCAAGTATACAACTATGGGTTCAAGcaattaagaaaataaatgtaacttgtgtggtcaaaaaacaacagtcggtataaaacttataacacgagtgttctgttcccacacctcgtgcccgcgcTACCATGTACGTAAATTTGTGGGGCTACCATGTACGTAAATTTGTGGCTCTACCATGTACGTGAATTTGTGgttcattgttttttgtattgcTGACAAATCAGACAAACCATTATTGACCActaggttaaagcaattgtcgtCGAAGGTATTGCCGAAGGCCACATTCGCTTACAATGCTGGTAGCGACGACATTATGCAATGCttatatataggttataaatacacttttcTAATACTTTAATTCTGATTGTTGACTAATAATACATAACAATTAAAGTGCACAGCAAAAATGACTATGTTTTACCTGCTGGGAAAGATACCCACACCGTTATACCAAGGTTGATTGCAAAACAAAGAAGGAAAACCAAAGTTTGATAAAACTCATTTCCTAAAATGCGTCGATTTAATATTTCAGCTTTTTCATTATCATTTTGAGTCAGTATGTAACCCACACTGAGCAATGCCAATGCAGCAAACACATGCCAGAATCTTGTAAGTCTgcatatataaaatgttattcatAAGCTGACGGTATTAAAGAACAGtacatatgtttttattcattcacagaggttaatttaatttacctGCGGTAAAGACTGTCTTTTTCAACGAACATGTTTCCCAGGGTCAGCAGAATAAAATGTTCTATGCAAAACTTCGCTGCTACACAAGTCTaaaattctaaattaaaataaaacgccACAGTAAACATTCATAAAACATAACGTAGTGCTGTTATACAGATAATGTGTTTGTGTCGGAAAACACTTTTAATTGttgtattacaaaacaatctgCCCCACCATGTAGCTTTCTAGGCAACGATTTATAGGAAATGAGCGGTGACAACAAACGTGAGCCACTGCCCACTATTCATTGTTTATATGTTACGCTCTGTTTCATAACCACAGGCGTGCACTTCCACGCTCTTTAACATCGGCGCCTTTATCTGACTTTCACTCTTCGTTGCTACTCGCTTTATGCTTGACGGGTCGTGTAAATCAGCACGTACGCACAGTCGCACACGTCTGTGGTAAAACGTTGAAACAACACGACCTGTTGGGTTTATAATGCTGAGTCGGTTTGGGACAtttttggcacataatatccaaatatacggatcgtgttttgaacaattaaaaaaggtctataggagtcgcgaggatatagttttataatactttaaatgttctttgtttactactaaatgagacgagaaaatatgttccatcttcccccaccccactgtactTTGCTATTTGTaactaaaaaatgataaaaaaaaacaataaaaattaactcAGCTCTCTTGTTTGATTGGCGCGAATTtgtcaaatttaaactaaagaactttaataaaacggaggaatttaagtttttatttgccACCTAAAACTTCAACCACGTAAATTATAGTTCGaccaaaaagataaaaactaaAGAGAAAATTTTAAAGAGATTAAAATCTCTTTGCATCAACCATGCAAAAATTGCACTTAGAAAAACCTGAGATATGTAATCTTACTTGCAACTCCGCACATTCTGCCCACAAAAAGTGCAACCCACAAGGTAACACAAATAcacaatattattttgaagGAGTTCTTCAATGCAATGCAAATAGCATGACTTTTCATATTcaggttttatataatttacgCTTTATTTTTCCTTTCCCGTACAATAGCTGATGCTACTTCAAAAAAACTGAAAGGACAACAGTTGATGAAGTTGAATTATGTTATACCAAGAATAGAAACAGATATTAGAAATCCAATAtctgtaataaatgaatatgcACAATCGAAACAATTATCAGTGAAATGTGAAGTGTCAAGTTCAGGTCCATCACACAAACAAATGTAAGATTTATTAAGTTGCTGCAATAGTTGTAAACGAACATGAATATGGATATGTAACAAGGAATTAAggtaatatttattaacttaaaaGTTTAACGTAAAGATTTCTGTCTCCAAACATAAAACTATAGCTAGTTATCCTCAGGTTTTGATGGCACTTTCTGTAGTAGTTAAATGCTAAAAGGTAGTGGAACCAGCAGATTGATCACCGATATGGCAGATTAATTAGACCACCCATTTAACAAGAGGATTGTAGGATTAAGGTTTGATGATGCCACCAATGTGGAGTTCTGTAGTTTTGGACAAGACCTTTTATATCCATTACTTTTccttcaacccagtgatcactaaaaAATTGTTCTAATTGTTACccatacaaaaataaagcaGAAAGTATCACCCTAAGAGTCACATACATTAAACTGGAATACGAACAGAAAGAAAAATAGGagactgtgttttaaattctgTAATTGCCCAGTCATGTGATAAAAGAGgtaatttcattcatttagttaaaaacttaaagttCATTGCAGGTTTAGCACAGTATTTACCATTGGAGATGATGTATTTCCCGCAGGGATTGGAAGTAATAAGAAAGAATCCAAAGTAAAATCTGCTGAAATAGTATTGCATCAATTAAAGTCCAAAGTTTGTGTAGACATCTGTATATCTGTAAGTAGAATAGTTAAAGGTAATAGAAATTAGAgcaacttaaaatataagcaGCCTTTAATGTCTCATGGATTCGCTTTTAAAGACCTGCTTGTGCAAAAGTGTGTGTATGTTCAATTAGAAAAGATATTGGATTTTAACATACCATGTTCAATTCGAGAAACTCAAGTTTTTAGCCAGGTTCTACTTTAAACATCCATGATCAAGTTGGACTTCTTGTCAACAAACAATTCTTAGATCTTCTTAAAAGATCAACAACATTAATTATGGGAAGAAAAATTATTGCTGGAATTGTTCTCACTCGCACTGTTGGTATAAATATGGAATGGAAAGTTATCAGTTTAGGATCTGGTAAActgacagtttaaattttttaataaaatgaaaataaataaaacatttgtattttttaactaaaccAACCCATCGTGCTGTCCAAATTGACAGCAAAGCAAAAGATCCTTTAGTGGGAATGAGGTTATAAGGTATGTTGGTCACtacatataaataatttaaaccacTTTACATCACATTTGTGTGATCTATTctaatttgaatataaatatcaCAATAGGATTAGACTATTTAAATTATAGCATGGTGTTCTAAGGTAATCGATGTGTGCCTGGAGATCAACTAAGTTTGTGCGGTGAAACAGTAAATGATTGCCATGCAGAAATAATTGCTAGGAGAGGTTTCttaagatatttatataagtAAGTATTTATTTCTTCTCAATGCTTGTTTCAATGCAACACTTAAACATTCGCAAACAAATTTTCACGGGGCAGCAAAACCAATTAAATACATGATCAACATTGTAAACAAGTAGGATTataaaaacactatttttgtttatgttgcaTCCGACAgtgtaataaacaacaaaactagATAAAAGCTGATCTGcgaattcatttttatattcacaGACAGATATTTGATTTTCAAAATGAtttgaataaaactaaaacaatatttgaaGTTGGTGAGTACAACAGGTGAGGTTCATTCTATCATATTATGACACAAGCCGTACAAATTACGGATTGGTTTCTGTTTTTATCAAATGCTAGCATTTTGCATTGaaccttttttaaacaacacatatATTAGAATGGGGAAATATGAAACACCTCTTTGTTGTATTTTCTCAagccattttgtagtaaacaataaagaattatataaccgtatcttcatgactctcatagattgttgttaattgtttaaaacacaatcaggatatttggatattatgtgctaaaggtgtctcatctttccccaccctactatataacatatacataCTTAATGAAAAGTGTAGTCAAATAGGGGCGGAACCAAGTAGAAGACTCTTTTTAAAATCGTGTTGTTTGTATGTACTCTTAAGAAAAATAAGCTTATTTATTaaccaaaattattttttaaactagtaggcaatatgtgcttaagtgtcccttTTTACCTCTGCCTAATGcacaagataaaaaaataaaatttgaaaaatcttATGTGCACTAGCGATTGAGTTTACTTATTTATACGTAGATTAAAACTGAAACACGGCATTGGTATCCACTTATATATCAGTACAACACCATGTGGGGATGGTTCAATATTTGCTACAAGTGATGTTTCAGTGGAAACCAATCAATCAAATTATGTTAAACATTACCCAATTAtggaaaacagaaaacaagGAATCTTAAGAACAAAAGTTGAAAAAGGTTTCTGCTAATTAGCTTCTATACTACTGTGTATTAGTCATGACTTTTAActagaaacatttttatccACTAGCgttttagtataaaaaaaacggccaacaaaattatgttttgatattatgttatgtagtttttataaTCAACATACTTTTTGAAAATAGAAAACATTCATATCAAGTATTACATACAGGGGAAGGATGTATTCCTACTTCCGATAATATTGTAACATGGGATGGTTTGGTTAGGGGTGAAAGATTAAGAATAATGTCTTGCTGTGATAAAATAGCAAAATGGAACTTTGCAGGCTTACAAGTATGTGAAACTCTAAAAACTTTTATCAAATTGTTTGTGAAAGATGTAAGAAACCAACTTATATCGCTATATAAGTACAGAATAatattagatttttatttCGATATGAAATTGTATGTAGACAACTATGTCATATATGCTTATTATAATGTTGTgcccatttaaaaataaaatatacatcaTAGGCAAACTTTTATTCCAGGGCGCTCtgttaaatacttttattgaacCAATTTACCTGGAGACAATAACAATTGGCCGCCACTTCCACCATGGTCATTTGACACGAGCACTGTGTTGCAGAGTTGACAAAGCCTTGCGTTGTTATAATGGAACAAAGATTCCTATCAAGTTTAAAGTGAATCATCCTATGGTGCTGcaagaatatttaaatggcTTTTAATTGTTAGGCCACACACATAAAgcttaaaaaagtgttttgcaCTAAAAACTTGGTATATATTGACTGTACGACACCCATATTAACAGTGATATTATATAATTGCTgcgttttagtttattatatgTATGCATACCTTAAACAGATTGGAAAAGTCAGTGGAAAAGAGCTTCATAGGCAAACAGGGAAACTGAAAACTCGTGAATTTAGTTTGAATTGGTCTATTGGTGATGAACAATTTGAAGTTATTGATGGAAGTAATGGCAGGTGTCAATCTTCAGTGTCAAGACTTAGCAAGTGTGCATTATATGCAATGTTTAAACAGGTAACACATCAAAAAACATAACTACTGTACAATAAACAGGTTTATTTATCCAAAGACAAGGAAAAATTTATATGTTTCTACAGCTCAGTAGTGTGAAATACTTTAACTACAGAGAAGCAAAACAAAGTTGTTCAGATTATCAAAAAGTAAAACGAATAATGTTTGAAGCTTTACAGCAAGCTGGATTTGGTAAATGGTCGAATAAACCTCCTGAAGAATCACAATTTTCATGATTCATAACTTTTGTTGTTACCACTATACTGTTTAAGTTATACTACTCAATTTAGTTAAGTtggacaaaaaaatttttataaatacataaatgaataaaatgatttttttcataatataTGATGAAAGCGTAGACTTTGGTGAGATGCAAACTTGAGTAGTTAATCAAAGTATTTAGACAGAAAATTAGGTATGTGCAAGGTGGTGTGGGAAGTTTAACATAGCATCATTTTTAAACACCAATATTGTTGCATGGAGTACTGAACCTACTATGAGTCTGACACTTGATGgttctaccattgtgggcatatgtgaaaaaatattttttattcatttatactACGTAATTGCTGAATCTGCTCACTACAGTAAATTTCTTAAATGCCTTGGTTATTGGTTAGTCATTAAACTTCTCACCAAGGTCAcacaagttacaaaaaaacaatgcaaCCAGTATTTCAACTATTTATTACAACTTTAGATAAGGTGTAGCAGTGTAATGCAGCATTAACTTACATGAGATACCGAGATAATaatgtagaaaaaaatacattcagGCATTAAGTAAAATCAAACAGCAGCATTTTATCAGCAGCATTTTATGAATCttgtttttagtaatttacttagaacattattttgttggttTCCATCTTAATactggttttaaacaaaccaaaattgATTCACCTTACAAGTAAGTTaatacaaagataaaaaagctTCTTTTTCATTGCAAATGCAATCAAGCAAGTCCAGATGATGTcctataaaaaagtaaataaaattaggCTAGTAGTGAAGGGACAAGAAACTAACAATAACCTATCAAAATTAGTTAACtattatatctatatatattttttaatttattttattctttaaaaaatgaaagtgAATTTTACCTCtcttgtaaacaaaacaaaataataaaaaaaagaaaaatatcgTACTTTGGTTTTGTTTCTGCATCTGTTACATGTCTGATATATATTGCATCTTCCCCATTACTGGAAGGAGACAACTCAGCCCCGTATAATGGAGATGAAGCAACTGCTAACATTGAACCATCATTGCTGAATGCAAGAGATGAAACAGCAGCAGGGAAAAGATGGAATTGACAAAGTCGCTTTTTGTTGAAACCATCCCACATGTTCACATAACCATCAGCACCTCCTGTTTTATGATTGTAAGGGTGGTGTATTAAGTTACTGTACAGATTATGCTAAAATGGTAAAATGGGTCATCTATGTACAATGAAAAAACTAATCATACATGAATGTTGAACAGTGCATTATATAGGAATTCTCCCAGAAAAAAACTACTAGCACTGGCTTTTTGCGCAAAAAGCATTGGTTATAGGCTATAGCTCATATAGcagtttgtttttagttttaacttgATTTAATGTACATTGTATACCAAAACTACAGTGCATACAGTTAATATAAGAACCTGTAGCAAATGTGCTGTATCTTTGATGAAAGGCAATGGCATGTACAGAGTAGATGTGTTCAATTCCATTCTCTTTAATCCGGTGACATTTAAACgcatattttttcttttgtacTTCCACAGAGGGGTCTAAATATTCCACAGCAACTCTGCCCTCAATTGAACTAAGCACATAaccctaaaatataaaaaacggTGTATATGTTTGACAATAGAcatcaaaacttttaaaatatagggTAGCCACTAGCCGGGGAATTGGGATagtttagtattttatttcctttaaattattattaaacactTAGGTTACCTGTTTGTTTGGGAAGCTTTTTATACACCGTGTCTGATACTTCAGACTTGATTCTCTTCTTTGTTCAACGTAACCCATGTTCCTCAGATCCCATACCACCACAGATTTACCACAAGTACCAACAATTATATGGTCTCCACATACAGACATTGTAAACACCTGGTACAATGTCAAAAAGCTGATTATTGtcatataacaaaaataatgttaataatttattcgaatgtgcagaagtgcttggtcgTAAAGTGGAACTCTACTGGTAAAGATTTTGAAACACCTCAagttcttatttttttctataatattAGGACAACCAGAAACTtatgagaaaaaaaacaatgataaaGCATGCATTGGTTTTGAGCTCTGCACAACcctgttatttaattttaactgcAAACTCATGGCAATTGATAGTAAAAACTTGGAAAtctataacaaaattaaatacctTTCCTGGTTGTGAATATGATCCTATATTGTTATGTGATCTTGGATCCCACAGTTTAATTGTCTGATCCCAACTTCCAGTTACAACAACATTGGTATCGCTACAATATTCCACACATCTAAAAGAAGACAAAATTTTATGTACATACTTGCTATTAccttttctgtaatttaaggtggagaaataaaaataataagcaTGTTTGCTAGGTAGCCTAGgtcagtgctcttcaaccggtgtgcacggtgcaccctagggtgcaccaaaatatgccaggggtgcaccagtgcaaaagggtataagggtgcatcacaaacttcaaaagttttcagcaataatattcagttttaaacatttttaataaatttagccacttttctacagtttgttttatatgaattctatatcttgcatcactgggaatTGCGAAACTAGTCTTTTCTTTAACTGTAAACCACATATTCCTAATGATCTTGATTAGCGGTTCTTTTCGACTAAACAGGAACTTATTCTCGCACGCAtttctccttaatgacgtcattagcgttacgttaaagcaatcaggggtgcatgagtttgtcgcaacaactttaggggttcaccaaccccaaagaggttgaagagcactggcCTAGGTATAGGTTCATATGCTTTCATACACAAGCTTCTATAATTAATTGTCCGATTCCATCCTCATTAGTGTATAAAAAGATATGCGGTAGTACCGTGCAGCGTTATCAAGGAAaactaactatatatatacccaCCTGATTGAGTTGTTGTGTCTTCCTACAACTGTTTCTCTTCCTGTGTTTAAATCGTACATCATAACACTTCCATCCAACCCACCACTCCATGAATGAACTGAATCCTAACagaattattatattttataacaaataccACTATAGGCCCCGAATGCTTTAAAATGCATGGGTACTTTGACACGTActtctataaaacaaatttggttcCCTGTTTACTAGTTAACAGAGTGAGGGAAAATTCTTTACAGCTCCCCCTGCAACCCTAGATTTGCCACCCATGAATGTTACATATTGACACagattttaacaaacatttatcaaagattgataaaaacaatattaattgtcacagattttttttaaaaattactggAATTGTTGATTTATAGAGAAAAATATTCAGGcgatttctttttataaataggcAGGCTATTTCACATTACAAGCAAATGTGCTTGCCTCAATGCGCTCACAAACCTTAATAGAACCATTCTCTGAACAGAAAGAGTATATATAAATCTTAAAAgtgcaaaatttaatttaggtAACtgaatttttataacttaCTGAAAAACAGCAATCCAGTACAGGTGATTTATGTTCGTATTTAAATCGTTGGCTGTTTTCTGTTACATCGTACAAACGAACAGACATATCCCATGATGAGGCAAGTAAGAACTGAGAAGTGGATGGACTGAACTTAACTGATGATATTCCATCAGTTGGAcaattatttaacttaaattcaTTTGCCATAGCAAAATTgagtttctgttttttataatgaaaattgTGACTATAGGTAAGGTAATTAGGTAGTAGGTGTAAGTGTAACTCTAACAGGCAATGCTCTTACTTCAGACAGCTGCCGAACTTCTTAGTTCTTACTTAGGTAAATGTAAGTATCTGCCCATTTTGCCATAGGGTGACGATGGCGTAGGGCAAAAACGTAATACATAAGGTTATCTTCCAAACAAGTTTTTCGGTTTAAGTTAGGTAGATTTCGGTACCTTCGGACAGTAATGAAACTGtgaatatttctaaaaattatTTCCATACAGGGCAGGGCACTATGGAAAGAAGTAGGTACACAACTTTCGCTATAGATGGTGAttacaatatgttttttttttattgtgtggTAAGCTGTTTGTTTTACACGATAACACACTTGATTTTTTACAAACGTTTTTGTCTGCGAAAACTAGAACTTTAAGGGTCCCAGCACTCCTAGGCATGCGATcaattatttacttttttgggTTAAACTGCAAAGCCAAATCCTTTGAATACAACTTTTACTTAGGACCCTTTTTATGCCGGTGAAACAGCCCTTTCTTACTTATTACCAACCAGTAAACCTAAACTTAACCCCTAACTGTAATGTCACGGAGCATTCCTAATTAGCATCAAAGCGCTTGGTACGTTTTGAAACATCAAAACACTAATTTTTCTCTCATAAATAACTGACGTTCGAAATTCGCGATTTCGCTTCATGACTAAAATAGATAGAAAATCGGTTTTATGTTTGCGCGCCCAACCAAACAAGAGAGCAACCAGctattataaaaccaaagagattaaaaccaagtACCAACAGCCTTCTAAAACATGCGCTCATTTAAGGTAAGgaacatgttttgtttgtcCTTACTCCACGCAGCAAACAATATTCAGTAATCAAGACTATTACTTAAACCACAATAGGTCGGAGAGTGATCAAGTAAGCATACCAGCTTTGTTGGATCTGATTTTAATTAACACAGGTAAACGAAAACATAACAACtgcaaataaatacaaagaaatGGCAATAGTTGAATACTATATAATCCGGGTTACCCTTGCATTTCATTGCATATTTGTTTAAGCAATCGTGTCTGGTAAGCTTTCCATGCCCGAAGTCTCCAATATTGTCCTTTTAGCTCCTCGTCTGTCGGATACGGGTATTCCTACGTTAAGGAACAGTCATAAGGCGTAGTATATAACAGGCGTAACATGACGTTTAAGATATCTAAGCAACATTCGACCAGTATTTACAAATTTCTACCTTTTGGCGCAACCAGTCCAAGCAGTACTCAGACGAGTTTTCCAGGAATAACTTCTTGTTAAGCATCAGACATTCCGCTCCGTTGCTCACGAGTGACAGCTGCGGCTGGTCTGTGTATAATATTGACTCCAGAGCAAAACTTCCGCCTTTGGTAAGTTTACGTACGATCAAGTGCACCACAGGAGGCAGTTGAACTTTGTTCATCTCTTGCTCAGTCGTTGTTCTACTCTGTTAAAAGAATAATTGCTCCCGGTAgacaaaaaacatatatagatGCGAGATTATCTACATATATGCAAGGTTTATGtgatttaatttagtttttttgttgcagaaatctaataaaaaattCTCAACTTACAACAAGATGAAATACGTCATCTTTCCCCGTAAACTCAACAACGTGTTCCTGGCGTAACTGCTCAacctgtgtgacgtcaccatcCATCGCAACCACAGAGACTTTATTATCTCCTTTCTCAGAATTGTTGCTCCTCGAAGATTGTCCAGTCCTTAGGTAGGCAGTCTTCATGGGACTTGGTGTTCTTAGCAAATCCGAATTTCGTTCTAAACTAAAATTGACTTGACTAGAGAATTCCTCGCCCCGTCCCAACTTCTCTTCATCTTTGTCGGATTCTTGATGAGCGATTGTGGTCAGAGTCATCAAATCTGACTGACGATCTGTTTCATTCATATCAGCACGCGGAGTGAATGACATTCCGAGTACATCGGTGTTCAGTTGTTTTAGAATGCTACCTATGTAAAGGTAGTATGCGTACAttatctgtatttaaaaaaacaaaatactaaaaataacTGAACATAGAGAATGGCAAAAAATtctcaaaaaaatcatttctaGCAGTTTCCCATTGTAATAGACCGGTACCTGTTCAAGAGAGAAGCACCAGTGACGCCACggaataacaatatatatagttggatggggaaagatgggacgcctttagcacataatattcaaatatcctgatcgtgtttttgacaattaacaacggtctatgggagttgtcaggatatggttttataatcattttaattttctttgtttactactaaatgggacgagaaaatagaatgaaaaggtgttccatcttcccccaccctactgtaacgaaaaaaattaatacgaAGAAAAATTAAGATTGTAAACGGAAAAGGGGACCATATATGCTCTATAATACgtcatatttgtaaaaaataaaacttttactttatttcgCACTATGTGTGCTCATTATAATACGTTATTTTGAACGGTTGATACATTTTTCGAGATTATTTCCGACCTATTTATGATTTAGGACATTTACGATTTACTATTCTCAAGACTTACTCATTTCAAGTTGTTGATAGACGCTCACATCCTTCGCTTGGTTTTTACTTTCTTCTTCCttcttacttaattttttaaggtGATCTGTAAAATCATATTAACGAACGTATGTAAGAATAACATACAGTACCACACCGTCATCTTTGTCATTCATTTTTTCCACCAGTTGTGATTTGTGTACGTCTggaagtttaaacatttgttcTTCCTTGGTCCTTCTCAGAACCTCGGATGGTTTCATTCTCTCTGATTcgattgtttttaaaacggAACAACTTCCCtgaattaatatttgattGTACCAGCAGTAACACTTATGGGACTTATTTTAGGTCGGGCGTTATTGCACTTAAAATCTCCACTTCAGGGGAATACGTAAgagcaaatattttaaaagctaatGGTTATTAATCTATTATTGACTTATAGAACATTTATCCTACAATTATAAGGTTCTCAGAACAACCAAGACATACAGAAGCGTAGCACATTATAAGCTGGTGTGTTGCTTGTATTTGTTACATTTCTGTGCAGCAAATCAAACCCACAGATTTAACGACATATATCCATTCCGAAGTGTAACTGTTCGTTGATAAGACAGCTCCCCGCTTAAAATATCGAAACAAGCAACGGTTCGGGTTTTCGTTCAA
It encodes the following:
- the LOC100183336 gene encoding double-stranded RNA-specific adenosine deaminase-like isoform X2 translates to MGRKIIAGIVLTRTVGINMEWKVISLGSGNRCVPGDQLSLCGETVNDCHAEIIARRGFLRYLYKQIFDFQNDLNKTKTIFEVGEYNRLKLKHGIGIHLYISTTPCGDGSIFATSDVSVETNQSNYVKHYPIMENRKQGILRTKVEKGEGCIPTSDNIVTWDGLVRGERLRIMSCCDKIAKWNFAGLQGALLNTFIEPIYLETITIGRHFHHGHLTRALCCRVDKALRCYNGTKIPIKFKVNHPMIGKVSGKELHRQTGKLKTREFSLNWSIGDEQFEVIDGSNGRCQSSVSRLSKCALYAMFKQVTHQKT
- the LOC100183336 gene encoding double-stranded RNA-specific adenosine deaminase-like isoform X1, whose amino-acid sequence is MQKLHLEKPEICNLTCNSAHSAHKKCNPQGNRCVPGDQLSLCGETVNDCHAEIIARRGFLRYLYKQIFDFQNDLNKTKTIFEVGEYNRLKLKHGIGIHLYISTTPCGDGSIFATSDVSVETNQSNYVKHYPIMENRKQGILRTKVEKGEGCIPTSDNIVTWDGLVRGERLRIMSCCDKIAKWNFAGLQGALLNTFIEPIYLETITIGRHFHHGHLTRALCCRVDKALRCYNGTKIPIKFKVNHPMIGKVSGKELHRQTGKLKTREFSLNWSIGDEQFEVIDGSNGRCQSSVSRLSKCALYAMFKQVTHQKT
- the LOC100186469 gene encoding mitotic checkpoint protein BUB3-like, whose translation is MANEFKLNNCPTDGISSVKFSPSTSQFLLASSWDMSVRLYDVTENSQRFKYEHKSPVLDCCFSDSVHSWSGGLDGSVMMYDLNTGRETVVGRHNNSIRCVEYCSDTNVVVTGSWDQTIKLWDPRSHNNIGSYSQPGKVFTMSVCGDHIIVGTCGKSVVVWDLRNMGYVEQRRESSLKYQTRCIKSFPNKQGYVLSSIEGRVAVEYLDPSVEVQKKKYAFKCHRIKENGIEHIYSVHAIAFHQRYSTFATGGADGYVNMWDGFNKKRLCQFHLFPAAVSSLAFSNDGSMLAVASSPLYGAELSPSSNGEDAIYIRHVTDAETKPKTSSGLA